The Elaeis guineensis isolate ETL-2024a chromosome 3, EG11, whole genome shotgun sequence region aCCAACAGCATAAAGGTGTATCAAATTACCTTGTCAATAAGTTCTGACACCATTCACTAGCTTAGATCAACACAACCATAGTTTCTTAAAAATAAAACCACATATTCTTAAGGTCAGAGCCTTTTGTGATCATATGGACATCAATAAACGATCAAAGCAATGCACCCAGATATTGGATTTTACAGTTACCAGCTATTTAATGTTGGGAGATTGTTATGTTTTGCTCAAGCTAACAAATTACAATAACCCAACCACATAGATTTCGTTTTATTGTCTGGATCATATCAACAATCCAATTTAAGAGCAAAAATGTTGATTTAATCCACAAAACCATAGATTATAAGTGCATGAATTCTGAAACTATTTAATACATATGGTGAACAACAATCAGCACAGACATCTAGAGTGATTTAAGATACCAGATATCTGAACCGGTAAAAACTATGATTTAATTGTTCGAAACAATTGAAATAGCAGCAGAAAGCAGCAAAAATGTTGCCTAAATTCAAAGACAGTTGGATGGAGTAACTTATCTTATCATGCTCAACGCAAAGTCTTCTAagggttttcatatcttttcgcACCGGCAAATGCCAAGAATTGGCATGCATAACATGATAAGTTGTTATGCCTAAGCACAAGTACAACACATGATATTTTTATTCCTTGGGTTCATTTAGGTATGCTGAACAAGTGAAAACAAGAAAAGAAGTAACAATAGGGAAGGTCTATTCTCATGAACTTTTAAGTATTTATAACAAATACCTTGTTGATGCACAATAGACTAGATTTCTTTTCTCCAAGACGCCATCTACAAGGAGACATTCAACCTACAATTTCAACCAATCGAAGTTGTTAAGAAAATATCAGTCTTCTGCCCAGTATCATCATAAGAAGAATTTGTCCTGCCACTTCCAAATTTGTTGTTTTCTATAAATCTTATCCAGCTCTGCAATTGTCATGAAACTTATAGACAAAGTCTGTGACCATACTACAGTGCACTAGAACAAGCATGTCAAAATACAAAAGACAGAAGAACCATGGCAAGATTGAAacagaaaatcaaaaatataagtcaatatcaatacacatacacatacaaaCATGTATCACACAGAAGTACGTACTTCATGTGGTAAGCATTACAAAAATGTTGGAATGATCCAACAACAAAAAATGGAAGCAAACTACATAAACAATATGGCGATATAAAGTTTGAATTGAAAAAATGAAGGACACTTTACAGATTAAATTTTGAGACCAGTCAATCAATACATAAATAAGTAACTATGTGAATAATGTGCTTTTGTGTGTATCTATGACACAGGCATTTGTGCAAGTATAACCGCACCAGCGCATATCTCTACATACATATACAATCCAACTATAATCATTTATCCTATTTATTCCCTCCCAATTGCCATCCTCCTATCCCCCTCCTCTAGTCTCCCTTCCACTCATCTCCACCACAAAGCCCAAGCGTATGTGGTGCCAATCGCTCAGTACACTCCAAGACCTCAAACAAAAGGGAATCATACAAACTTATGGAGCAAAAGGAGAAAATAAACCTACTCAAAATAAATGAAAGTGAAGAAATCAAGAACGACGTAAAAGAACCAAATTGAATAGATAAGAGGTGAAAAATGAGCACTAAAAAAATAATAGTGTTAAAAGATAAGAGGTGACATTAAGGAAACATTAGTACAGAAGAATCATGTTAACCAGAAAAGCCTCTAACACTAAAATCAACCACATTTGTGACTGATGAATGGCACTATGATTATAAAAAGATGCCAAATATCTATTTGCACCACGAATGGCACAAGAAAGGATGGTCACAGCTAGTTAATAATTAACTGTGCATATCTAGCAGCAACAATAAGCAATTGAACATCAATTATGGATACTGAAAGACCACTTCAAAGGGATAATCTTTATGCATTTTCCATCGATCATTGGTGCTCAAATTGTCAGGTTTTGATTATCAAAATTATGCAACTAAGAAGCAATTGAAACTATGAGaccattgatcagatcaagtgGTGAAGACCAACTACTGATGTGCCAAATTCTTGTCTCCAGGGTGTTGATTCAAACTCAAGTTAGTTGACAGCATGAAAACTGAGCAAGTGTTAAACATAGCAAATATGTAAGTCCACCAATTTGACCATGCGCATTTACAATGCTAATCATCTCAAGAAGCATTTACGCTTCTACAAAACTATAGACAACAATAGGTAATGCAAGACATCAGTGTATCTACTGAATTAAAATGTTGGACAAGAAACTGGAACATAAGGCATAGTCACATGGGTGGGACCACTGATGTAGATGTGTAACAAGTCTTTAAAAAGTATGGTGAAATGACTGGATAAAAAATGCATGAATTGCTCTAAGATAAAAAATGTTGATATAGATCCTATAGGCATGGGTAACAATGATACAAGGAGAAGGCAATAAGGAAGGCAACACTGATTTAATCTCTGTCAATGGATCGTGAAAGAGGAGTTGAGGATCTTAGTTTCCAATAATGGTAGATTTGGAAAGTATTTGAAGATACCAAAATAGGAAGAGGACGTACTCCAGCTATTAAACACAGGCTATCTTTATAAATGTGTTCCTACAAAGTTGGTATAAGGATTGTAGGTGATTATTACTGTCAGGTAAACACACAAGGCTAGGCCAACGCCAAGTTATCTTCTGTACTAACAAAATGGAAAATTAAGATATCTAGACAACCTTATACATCTTGTTCTGGTCAAGACAAAGGAAAAAAGGGGAAGATGCAGTGGTCAAAGATGGGATATAAAAAGGAACTGGAGAAAACATGCAATTTTAGAAGGGGAAAAACTGGTAAAATATGTATAACTGCTAAACTTCAATAACTTTGTGCAGGAAATAAGAATGCAACAAGTGAGGGTGGCTAATGGGTAAACTGGAAAAGAATTCTTTCTGGTCAAATTCAGCAAAGAACTGCCAAACTATTAGCCGGTAATCAAAAGGCTTTCAATGCATAGGCTTCATCACATGAGAACATGGATATGATGCTGCAAGAAGGGGAACCTTTCAATGCATAAACTTGTTCAAAATACATGCAACCTTCTCATTCTCACCCACACTCTCATTCTCATTTATGGCCCCTAAAGGATTTGTAGGGTGCCCCTACATAATTGATACCTATAGTCAATAGTTATTAGAATATCAATCATTACACTCTGATGTCCATCTTAAGAATATATACCGTGCAAGTTCAAGTGATATAATGTGTTTTATCACTAAGTACTAaagataaaaatcataaaaacatTTGCATACACTGATAAACAAAGAATAAGACTGAAGAATGAGACAGGGAAGCCCCTTATCTAACACTGAAATTAAGACATgttcagaagaagaagaataaaagaagaagtTAAGAGGCATAACATTACAAACATATCAGGAAATTCTGAAACATTAATGTATCACAGTTGTTTTAGCTTCTTTCATGATATGCTGGAAGAAAAGGAAAATAGAAGGAAACCTGCCAAGGGTAAAGTTTTGATATCCCTTTTTTCATGTACACACTGCATACTTCGGAAGGAAGCCAACTGGTAAGCCTCAAACGATCATTCGATAGCATAGAACTGGATGGAGTTGTGGCTTCTTCACAATAGCCATGAGCAGTTGATCTACTATGGATTTCTTTCTCTGTATCATAAGCATAACAACAAGGTAGTGGCAGATCATGAGATAAATTTTTGTCCTTGTGCATATGCTTGGAGCCATTCACTTGAGTCGGCAAACCACATTTCCCTTCATGTACAGACAAGTCAGAACCATTTTCCACAATGTGCGGCAAATTTCTAGTGCAATAAGATAAATCATGAGGACTGATATCTGATGACGTGTTTGAAGAAGATTTAGGAATTTCTTCAAAAGTTTCTATTTTTTCCTGATCTTCATGGCATTTTGGAAAGTCTGAAGTCGCTAGACATTTCTGCTTCAGAGAACCACGATTTACATGTCGAATCCCTGAAAGAGTACCAACTCCATCTACATCTATATCACGATCATGTGAATTTTCCTCCTGACAGAAATCAAAATGCTTCACAGGCAACCGGGATATCTCAATTGGCTGACTGCCTGACAGCAACATTATAGGTGCTTCAACAGGCTTCGCTATTGGCTTCACACAACCTTTCAGTTCCACATCCCGAGCAGCTAAATCATCACCATCCAATCTAGAAAAACTTTTAGCACCCTGAGGAACAGCACAAGAAGATTTGTCCTGCAATAATTTATTCCCAGACCTTCCGCTTTTTAAAAAGCACAGGCTTTCAGGTAATTTACCAACTGGAGCAAGTAAACCATCAGCAACTTGAATAGCTTCATTCCAAAACTCATCTCCTGGAGAGAACATTGAACTCCTGGACACAGATCTAGGGGTCACACCAGCATCCAAGACACTGGTTGACAAATCAGGCACACAATGTCCTGTCTTCATTAAGATAGAATTAGGAGTCATACTGCATCTTTTCAGGCTTGTGTCTCCGCCATCACTTTCCCCATGGTGCTTACCACCTGATTCCTGCATCATTTTAAACTGTTATAATTCACTCGTCAATGAAATAGAGAATTTGACAAGCAGGTTTGTCAGAACTCACCTCAAGATCCTCGCAATGAACAACATCTGCATCCTCAGGCTTGGTGCTTGACTCAAACTTCGAAGGTTTTTGGGACAGGCTGCTCTGATCTATAACACATTGCTTCTTTGAACAAGTTTTATTGCATGCAACTAAGAGAGATGGACTGCCATTTCTCTTTTGACCTTTCAACTCTTGATCCACAGGAATATTCACAGCAGTTGGGAGATCACTGGAGAGAAGGACCAAAGAATCACATGCAGAAAAATAAAATCGGAACATTTCAAGAAACAGCAACTGCACTGTCTTTCCGAGAAAGCAATATGAGAATACAATGCCAGACTAAAATAATTATACTGTCCAATATATGATGAGAATAAAGTGCAAATTGAAAGCCTAAAAGAGAGCACAATCATCATTACCTGCAATACAGAGAAAGAAAATCAGTTGCGAACCTCTTGAGCTCTGAATTCCCCCCGGTCGCAATGCCCGCATCGCAAGGGTCATCAAGGATGTGACCTTGCTCTCCAGACCCAAGAACGTCGGCTGGTGCCTCGTCCAATGCTCCTATTCCAACCCCAGACAGGCCTTCAACACTGTTCGATGAATCTCCACTTCCTGAGGAACATGATATCAAGATGGGCTTCTTTGGCACATCAGACACCAAGCTGATATCCGATGACAGATTTCTTCTGACTGAATCATGCCTCGACAAGGCCGCGCCATGGCCAGCACAAGAACTGGCATCGGAAGACTCGACGAGATAACTATCCAGATTGCCTTTTGCACTGGGTGATCCATCGAGCGGGCTCTTGGGATCTTTATCAGACTTCTTCTCATCTTTCGGTCCGGGAGGTTTCCGCTTTCTTGAAGCAAAGAACTAATCATCAAGCCCAGAACAGACGATGAGCGGTAAAATCAATGGAATAGATTTTATTTTGCAGGTAACTATAGATTTCAAGAAAAGAAACTATTACTCATCCAAAAAAAACAAATTTCTGGATCGTTATTAGAAAGATTGGAATCAAGAAGACATTAGTACAATCCATAATATAGATATTAGCTTGCGGCTACTTCAAGATCTTGAGAAAAGAAACTGTTCTTGATTCAAAACAAAAGCAAGAAACTGTTCTTGATCTAAAACAACAGAATTTGTTTAGGCATTAGGGAAAAGAAAGATATGAAAGAAGAACGGAAGGAAGGAGGGGAAGGATGGATCGGGGAGATTAGGGTTTGCAAGGGGAGGGAAGAGACCTGATCGATGCGAGCACGAGGGGAGTCCGACGCCATCGCGGATGAGGGGGAGAGGGCCGCCGCGTCCGCGATCTTGGGAAAGAAGGGTTTCTCCGCCCCGCGGTCGCGCTGCGAAAACTTGGCAGCAGCGCCGATTTTGAATAAAAGGTACCGCCAACGTCTATAGCGTCGTCGGGAGAACGAATATAGATACGTCTACTGCGTGTAGACTCCCCAATCGTCTAAAGAATGACAGCAATGCCGACCTAACGAACAAAGGCTTGGGTGGCACAAACTCACAATAGGCTGCGTTATGATTCACATCCCCAACTTATATGAACACTACTTGCGAATGGAGAAGCGCACGTGCGTTGCACGTGCACGACAGAGCTAAAATCCACGGGCTGAAGGGGCAAAGTTCGGCCTCATCTTTTTCTCCGTCACCCATCGGATCCGACCACCAGGTGCTCTCGTCCCCTCCCCCTCTCATCCCCTTCCCTTGGCATGGCGAGCTTCCTTTGCTTCACCCAGGTGAATCCCGTCACCTTTCCAACCAAATCATCTAATCCCCCCACTTTTCTCGCCCACAAGACCGTTACCATCTCCCTCAGCTCTAGCTTTCAATCCCTCAAGGCCAAGGTGAgagtctattttttctttttctttgtggaGACCTCTTAACAGTTCCTAAGTAATAGTGGTGATACTTGCGAAGGATTTAATGTGTGATAATTATGTGATAGAAATTCTTTTATGTTTCTCTAAACAGGCCACTGACAGTAGCAATCAAGGAACCAAGCCGAATAGCATTGTCTGTGCTGACTGTGATGGGAATGGTAATACGAATTGATTAGGTGGAAATTTATCatgttttccttttcttttctagaATTGAATAGGACCATGATATGATTTGGTCTTCCTCTTCTGTAGCtttttggtatatggaggatTTATGTATTGATGGTATTTTTTGGGCATTTTGAGATGCAAATTAATAGCATGTCGATATTGCTCATGCTAAAAGTGATGTAGTTGGCACTGAAATGTACCTTTAGTAAACGGTATAGAATCTTCTTTGGTCTTTTAGGAGTTAAGACACCTTTTACAAACTCTAATTTCCTTTATGATGTCTATAAAGAAGTAATTTATTTCACAAAAATCATTTGTGGCTAATTTTTCTTTTGGCCCGTGACATAAGCACCTCAAGCACAAACATGCTAGCCTTGGATGTGCATGGATATGCATGTGCACATGGCTTCTATGAGATTTCTTAATGGTTTTGAAAAATATTCAGTGgtttagattttattgttttttgATGGCTGTATAAACAAGAAAGCAGTTTCAATAGTAAACCATATCGTCAAAAGTAAAATAGTGAGTGCTCTGTTCCATCTTCCATTGTATCAAGTATACAGAAATGACATAAAGCCTAGTTTCATTGGTATTATTGGCATCAAAGGGTAAAAACTGCATAGATAGTCTAGAAAACCCTTACTCCATGGCCTTATAAAACATTGAGCTAAAATGAGAGATGTATTAGAAGAGTGGGGACAATAAACACTATTGCAAACAATtgtatttatttttctgcactagCTGATAGTTGCAAGTGGAGTTGGCCAATACTTCTATTAAAAGTTGGAAACTTGTGTATTCAGATGTtcttaatttttatgaattattgaataGCCATGcacatttctttctttcttgatgaAATGGCATCATCTCAAtgcagattttatttaattctttaattaaattctttctgTTATCTTCCACTGTACAAGAGAATGCAAAACAGGATTATTCTGGAACTAAATTGTTTAAGCAAGAGTATTTAAGTTGCTCCTACCTGCATGGAAATGTCCATGAAACCTGCttgcttgctttttttttttttttttttttttttttttgtggcaataCATGTCCATATATGTTTATGGGAGTGAATTCTGCTTATAACACTTTCCAAGGACAAGACAATTAGATAAAATAGCCCTAAAGCAGTATATGATGTTTCAAGTTTAATAACCAACTACAAGTGGATGGAACAACTCTTCCTTATTATAATTATGGTATTTATTTGACTTGTCTTTGAAGCGTTTCCCACTTTCGCATGGCTAGACTGTACTGCagttaaatattatataaactaAAAGTCATACTACTGAGTGTTAATTGAACTATTTGGGATGAAACTTTTCCCATGTATCTTGCTAAGGTCTTCATTATCTTTTAACACAAGTGTTTATATTCTTTGATATGCTTTAAAAAACCTCAGAGACCaattattgattttctttttataaaattaacAGGTGCGGTACTCTGCAAACAATGCAAAGGAACAGGGGTGAATTCTGTCGATCACTTCAATGGCCAATTCAAAGCAGGTGGAACATGCTGGCTTTGCAGGTATGCAATAAAGAAATTTGTTTACTCCAAGGCCTTTAAATTGTTTTTAAATTTGTCAGTAGTCTTTCCTTTTGAAAAAGTTATTGAATTCATCTACTTTTCAAGATTGTTTTTAACAAATTATGCACAAAATGGAGATTGTGCTCTATAATGTTGTTGGACTCTCTCTGATTTCCATTGTGCGATAATGATAATGCTATTTATGTTTATTAACATCCTGTCAGCCATTTTTTTATAAACAATATCAATGGTAAAATAGCTTTTTGTTCAACTCCCTTAGCTAATGAAGTTGCCAAATCATTGGCTTTAGTCAGATGTAATTGCTTTGGTTCGTTCAAAAGAATTAGTGGGTTGACGTTATGCATCCATCCTGCAAATCTCTGAGGTCCATACATCCTCCACCCATTTAAGAGCACAATAGGAGGTGCCACAATCAAAATGGGAGTGAGACTATTCTTTTACCATATCTGCTTTCTCTATTATAGACCACTTAACAATGTTTGTATGTCTGCTTAATTAAGTATTTACCCAATTAGGTGAAATAAACATAGATTCACTACAAACATTTCTAACTTCTCTGTCAGCTGCTGATTTCTTATAGTTTAAAGTTGATAACTGTAAGATTAAGCTTAAATGTACTTCGCATATGTTGAGCACCTACAAAATGAGACATCACATTATCAGTTATACTGCCGTTCTTTGTTGCTCCCTGGCGTAAATGCATCGCCACCAACTTTGGGCTTTTAACACAGTGTGGACGCTTATTATTGAAGCCTAAGGAAATTGGGTTAGAGGAGGGGCATCTTCATATATTTGATAACATTGGACGCTGCTCTCTGGACTAGATTTGTTCACCTT contains the following coding sequences:
- the LOC105040798 gene encoding protein BUNDLE SHEATH DEFECTIVE 2, chloroplastic isoform X1 — encoded protein: MASFLCFTQVNPVTFPTKSSNPPTFLAHKTVTISLSSSFQSLKAKATDSSNQGTKPNSIVCADCDGNGAVLCKQCKGTGVNSVDHFNGQFKAGGTCWLCRGKREILCGNCNGAGFLGLPSVFVVKISETGVANCLN
- the LOC105040798 gene encoding protein BUNDLE SHEATH DEFECTIVE 2, chloroplastic isoform X2; protein product: MASFLCFTQVNPVTFPTKSSNPPTFLAHKTVTISLSSSFQSLKAKATDSSNQGTKPNSIVCADCDGNGAVLCKQCKGTGVNSVDHFNGQFKAGGTCWLCRGKREILCGNCNGAGFLGGFMSSFDD